One part of the Haliotis asinina isolate JCU_RB_2024 chromosome 2, JCU_Hal_asi_v2, whole genome shotgun sequence genome encodes these proteins:
- the LOC137274097 gene encoding eukaryotic translation initiation factor 5A-like: MADAADETFEQAGSGASTSYPKQCSALRKNEYVVLKNRPCKIVDLSTSKTGKHGHAKVHIVGTDLFTSKKYEDVCPSTHNMNVPHVSRIEYQVIDMDSDGYLSLMDDKSGTRDDMKVSEKDVEMRKEFEARLKDDVPPIAIVLKAMDEEVVIGIKSGKE, from the coding sequence ATGGCGGACGCAGCGGACGAGACTTTTGAACAAGCGGGAAGCGGAGCATCGACATCTTATCCTAAACAGTGTTCTGCTTTGAGGAAGAACGAATACGTTGTCCTTAAAAATCGTCCTTGTAAGATAGTGGACCTGTCTACATCAAAGACCGGGAAACATGGTCACGCTAAGGTTCATATAGTAGGTACGGACTTGTTTACTAGTAAAAAATACGAAGATGTCTGCCCGTCCACACACAACATGAATGTCCCGCACGTGAGCAGAATAGAATATCAGGTGATTGATATGGATAGTGATGGGTACTTGAGCCTTATGGACGACAAGAGTGGCACTCGGGACGACATGAAGGTCAGTGAGAAAGATGTGGAAATGAGGAAAGAGTTTGAAGCTCGATTGAAGGATGACGTTCCACCTATAGCTATTGTACTGAAGGCAATGGACGAAGAGGTTGTTATTGGTATCAAATCAGGAAAGGAGTAA
- the LOC137272773 gene encoding tripartite motif-containing protein 59-like, whose protein sequence is MSSETGDVVTDGDQSGASAGATGRSFIVDEATFEEQFLRCQICRDKFDNEERPPKSLPCNHTFCLPCLKQVFDHSQPATRRDRSWLDEGLHGALKCPQCRVEIYLSRGGIAQLPNDHRVIQMMDFLSQAVAKSKNVCSKHERQPLNFFCKKCFLPVCRDCTVLDHKEQQGHVIVDVTDAVSESSEEFDTMENKTKEILDKMKSRWDSLANASKRLDILERQLRVSIKDTFIEYRLLLERRQEALIKMVKTQVKDNKQKINARFIEVNEWGTQLQKLYDSLTQSRASNDLRQLFTINQKIKEKEEEFNNASQVIDDDLFISCAFEVPNEGQFLSEMSGLGEVSDKPDLTLKEPVPAQQLVLYDMEEQQERERQYDRERPLPYDCDNLNPPHSDADPDSFDEEFLRAITSRLRLAQTRELLATESTSDDGEDPPEISDLPISQILSQRRPRTTRRPVRNENSTIEQTIPRELLVPHSPNRSRGDVGERPRAVRARRNQDFRVVRHSRFNQENPGES, encoded by the coding sequence ATGTCGTCAGAGACGGGGGATGTCGTAACTGATGGAGATCAGTCAGGTGCGTCAGCTGGGGCCACTGGTCGCAGCTTCATTGTCGACGAGGCGACATTTGAAGAGCAGTTTCTCCGGTGTCAAATATGCCGCGACAAATTTGACAACGAAGAACGACCACCGAAATCTCTACCATGCAACCACACCTTCTGTCTTCCTTGTCTGAAGCAGGTGTTTGACCACAGTCAGCCAGCAACCAGACGTGACCGATCTTGGCTGGATGAAGGCCTACATGGGGCCTTGAAATGTCCTCAGTGTAGGGTGGAGATTTATTTAAGCCGTGGAGGAATCGCCCAGCTCCCAAATGACCACAGGGTTATCCAGATGATGGACTTCCTCTCCCAAGCAGTCGCCAAGTCGAAGAATGTGTGCTCAAAACACGAGCGCCAGCCGCTAAATTTCTTCTGCAAGAAGTGTTTTCTTCCCGTCTGTCGAGACTGCACCGTGCTTGACCACAAGGAACAACAAGGTCACGTCATTGTCGACGTGACCGACGCCGTCAGCGAGAGTTCAGAGGAGTTTGACACTATGGAAAACAAGACGAAAGAGATCCTGGATAAGATGAAATCGAGATGGGATTCTTTAGCCAACGCTTCTAAACGGTTGGACATCCTCGAGAGGCAGCTCCGAGTCTCAATCAAGGATACTTTCATAGAGTATCGTCTCCTTCTTGAAAGGAGGCAGGAAGCCTTGATAAAGATGGTAAAGACTCAAGTCAAAGACAATAAGCAAAAGATCAATGCTCGATTTATCGAAGTGAACGAGTGGGGAACCCAGCTACAGAAGCTGTACGACAGCCTGACTCAATCTCGGGCTTCTAATGACCTACGGCAGTTGTTTACCATCAATCAAAAGATTAAAGAAAAGGAGGAGGAATTCAACAACGCGTCTCAGGTCATCGATGACGACTTGTTTATTTCATGTGCGTTTGAAGTTCCAAATGAAGGACAATTTCTCTCCGAGATGAGCGGACTCGGGGAAGTTTCGGACAAACCAGATCTAACTTTGAAAGAACCGGTTCCGGCCCAACAGCTTGTGTTGTATGATATGGAGGAACAGCAGGAACGTGAACGACAGTATGACAGGGAAAGACCCCTGCCCTATGACTGTGACAATCTGAATCCCCCTCACTCGGACGCTGATCCAGACTCTTTTGACGAAGAGTTCCTGAGAGCCATCACATCTCGTCTGCGGTTGGCCCAAACGCGGGAATTGCTAGCAACAGAAAGTACTAGTGATGACGGTGAGGACCCACCGGAAATATCTGATTTGCCTATAAGCCAAATCCTCTCTCAAAGAAGACCCCGCACAACCAGACGGCCTGTCAGAAACGAAAACTCGACGATCGAGCAGACGATACCTCGGGAGCTTCTTGTTCCTCACTCCCCCAACAGGAGTAGAGGAGATGTAGGGGAACGGCCGAGGGCAGTTCGTGCAAGGAGAAACCAGGATTTTAGAGTCGTCAGACACTCAAGATTCAACCAAGAGAATCCAGGTGAATCTTGA